Proteins encoded within one genomic window of Acaryochloris marina S15:
- the hoxU gene encoding bidirectional hydrogenase complex protein HoxU, whose protein sequence is MAVKTLKIDDQLISARGDETILEAATASGIHIPTLCNLQGVSLWGACRLCLVEVSGNSKLLAACVTPVAERMIVLTQTERLKHYRRMIVELLFAEGNHICSVCVSNHHCELQDLAIEMGIDHVRFTYQFPDRSVDISHPQFGVDHNRCVLCTRCIRVCDEIEGAHTWDMAGRGRTSRVITDLNQPWGEAESCTACGKCVNACPTGAIFRRGSTVGEMEHDRTQLEFIATARTRREWIQK, encoded by the coding sequence ATGGCTGTTAAGACCCTCAAGATTGATGATCAACTCATCAGTGCACGGGGTGATGAAACAATCCTTGAAGCCGCTACAGCTTCAGGGATTCATATTCCGACGCTATGCAACTTACAGGGCGTTTCCTTATGGGGAGCCTGCCGACTTTGCCTAGTAGAGGTTAGTGGAAATTCTAAGCTATTGGCCGCCTGCGTCACGCCAGTGGCAGAGAGGATGATCGTTCTAACCCAAACAGAACGGCTTAAACACTATCGACGCATGATCGTGGAGCTGCTATTCGCGGAAGGGAATCATATCTGTTCAGTGTGCGTTTCCAATCACCACTGCGAGTTGCAAGATCTTGCCATTGAGATGGGGATTGATCATGTGCGTTTTACCTATCAATTTCCAGATCGCTCCGTTGATATTTCCCATCCTCAATTTGGCGTTGATCATAATCGCTGTGTTTTATGTACTCGCTGTATTCGAGTTTGCGATGAGATTGAAGGGGCTCATACCTGGGATATGGCAGGTCGAGGTCGGACTTCCCGAGTGATTACAGATTTAAACCAGCCTTGGGGGGAAGCCGAGAGCTGTACCGCTTGTGGAAAGTGCGTCAATGCCTGTCCAACAGGAGCCATCTTTCGTCGTGGTTCAACTGTTGGGGAGATGGAACATGATCGTACCCAACTTGAATTTATTGCTACTGCTAGAACGAGGCGGGAATGGATTCAAAAGTGA
- the hypF gene encoding carbamoyltransferase HypF translates to MTHQRLQLKIQGAVQGVGFRPFIFRLATHWKLRGWVSNDAQGVVIEVEGCPDQLNPFLTQLQANPPALAEIETIEQTYIPPLGEGTFTIRPSQQGPKSAFLLPDVATCADCLRELFNPCDRRYRYPFINCTHCGPRYSIIQALPYDRGNTAMASFQMCPDCLSEYQNPLSRRFHAQPIACPTCGPIVEVGHWQGERWVRNQLPGQGAQLRHGEKAEAGEELEPIGLAAAALRQGQIVAVKGVGGFHLLVDARNPEAVKRLRTRKQRPDKPFALMYPSLERVRNICEVSELEAEWLQSPKAPIVLLQRRHLFQEDRLADEVAPGCCRLGIFLPYTPIHHLLMAALDFPLIATSGNLNGAPICFNSEQALHHLKSIADLFLIHNRPILHPVDDSIVQVINRQPQLRRRARGYAPLPICITLPSLPSRSKPSSPKPQSTRNSKLPTILAVGPHLKNTIALSLDDHVFISQHLGDLDTVPSFDRFQQTLQALLQLYECQPNLIACDAHPDYASTQAAQALAQQWQVPLLSVQHHYAHVLACMAEHHLEAPVLGIAWDGAGYGLDGTVWGGEFLRITPSGFERVGYWRPFLLPGGDLAAREPRRSAMGLLYTCLGAQIFEGEGLAPLNAFSPQSAKVLQAMLDRSLNTPLTSSVGRFFDAIASVTNLVQTTSFEGQAAMTLESILGKAETEDYYPFLISTSSPLVVDWEPMLMAILAEIDQGVDTSWISAKFHNTLVEIIVQIAHQIGEPCIVLTGGCFQNQYLSKRVIHKLQENQFRPYWHQQVPTNDGGIALGQVMAAHRHYIGRFPKVNETFYRQQPFVEADSPCA, encoded by the coding sequence ATGACCCATCAGCGCCTCCAACTAAAGATTCAAGGGGCTGTTCAAGGCGTAGGGTTTCGGCCATTTATCTTCCGTTTAGCAACCCACTGGAAATTAAGGGGTTGGGTTTCGAATGATGCCCAGGGGGTGGTGATTGAAGTGGAAGGTTGCCCTGATCAGTTGAACCCGTTTCTAACTCAACTTCAAGCCAATCCCCCTGCTCTCGCTGAAATTGAGACCATCGAGCAAACGTATATTCCACCTCTGGGTGAGGGAACCTTTACGATTCGTCCCAGCCAACAAGGCCCTAAATCCGCCTTCTTGCTGCCAGATGTCGCCACTTGTGCCGATTGCCTCCGTGAACTGTTCAACCCCTGTGATCGCAGATATCGCTACCCGTTTATCAACTGTACGCACTGTGGCCCGAGATATAGCATTATTCAAGCCTTACCCTACGATCGCGGCAATACCGCAATGGCGAGCTTTCAAATGTGCCCCGATTGCTTATCCGAGTATCAGAATCCCTTATCTCGCCGATTTCATGCACAACCGATTGCCTGTCCCACCTGTGGCCCTATCGTTGAAGTAGGGCATTGGCAGGGGGAACGCTGGGTTCGCAATCAGTTACCGGGACAGGGTGCTCAGTTAAGACATGGGGAGAAGGCGGAAGCAGGAGAAGAACTGGAGCCAATCGGGTTAGCCGCTGCAGCTCTTCGTCAGGGGCAGATCGTCGCTGTGAAAGGAGTGGGGGGCTTCCATTTGTTGGTCGATGCTCGAAATCCAGAGGCGGTAAAGAGGCTAAGAACGCGCAAACAGCGACCCGATAAACCCTTTGCCTTGATGTATCCATCTTTGGAACGGGTCAGAAACATCTGTGAGGTGTCTGAACTGGAGGCGGAGTGGTTGCAATCTCCCAAGGCTCCCATCGTTTTACTCCAGCGAAGACACCTCTTTCAGGAGGACCGGCTTGCTGATGAAGTCGCCCCAGGTTGCTGCCGCCTGGGCATATTTTTACCCTACACCCCGATTCATCATCTGCTGATGGCTGCCCTCGACTTCCCCCTTATTGCCACCAGCGGCAATCTCAATGGTGCACCCATCTGCTTCAATTCGGAACAAGCCCTGCATCACCTCAAATCTATCGCTGATCTTTTTCTGATCCATAATCGCCCTATTCTTCACCCTGTAGATGACTCAATTGTCCAAGTCATCAACAGGCAACCTCAACTCCGTCGCCGTGCCCGAGGATATGCTCCGCTTCCCATATGTATCACTCTTCCATCTCTGCCCTCCAGATCTAAACCCTCATCTCCAAAGCCACAATCTACCCGAAACTCAAAACTCCCCACTATCCTCGCGGTCGGCCCTCATCTGAAGAACACCATTGCCCTTTCCTTAGACGATCACGTTTTTATAAGTCAACACCTGGGCGATCTGGACACCGTGCCCTCCTTCGACCGTTTTCAGCAAACCCTACAGGCGTTACTTCAGCTCTACGAGTGCCAACCTAACCTGATCGCCTGTGATGCTCATCCAGATTATGCTTCCACCCAAGCTGCCCAAGCATTGGCTCAGCAATGGCAAGTCCCCTTACTATCAGTGCAACATCACTATGCTCATGTATTGGCCTGCATGGCAGAGCACCACTTAGAAGCACCTGTTCTGGGTATTGCTTGGGATGGAGCGGGTTACGGCTTGGATGGGACCGTCTGGGGAGGAGAATTCCTCCGAATCACGCCATCAGGATTTGAGCGGGTCGGCTACTGGCGTCCCTTTCTCTTACCCGGTGGTGACCTGGCCGCTCGTGAGCCCAGACGATCGGCGATGGGGCTGCTCTATACCTGCTTGGGTGCCCAAATCTTTGAGGGGGAAGGGTTAGCTCCCTTGAATGCTTTTTCCCCGCAGTCCGCAAAGGTATTGCAGGCAATGCTAGATCGGTCCCTCAATACCCCCCTGACTTCAAGTGTGGGGCGATTCTTTGATGCGATCGCATCCGTCACTAATCTGGTTCAAACCACTAGTTTTGAGGGTCAAGCAGCGATGACCTTAGAGTCAATCTTGGGCAAGGCTGAAACGGAAGACTATTATCCTTTCCTTATCTCCACGTCATCGCCCTTAGTGGTGGATTGGGAACCGATGCTGATGGCAATTCTGGCAGAGATTGACCAAGGAGTTGATACGAGCTGGATCTCAGCTAAGTTTCACAATACTTTGGTCGAAATTATTGTCCAGATTGCCCATCAAATCGGAGAGCCATGTATTGTGCTCACAGGAGGATGTTTTCAAAACCAATATTTGAGTAAAAGAGTCATCCACAAATTGCAGGAGAATCAGTTTCGACCCTACTGGCATCAACAAGTGCCTACCAATGATGGGGGGATTGCCCTCGGACAAGTCATGGCCGCTCATCGCCACTATATTGGCCGCTTTCCCAAGGTCAATGAGACTTTTTACAGACAACAGCCCTTTGTGGAGGCAGATTCACCATGTGCTTAG
- a CDS encoding polymer-forming cytoskeletal protein: MQTKPSRQYFRQVLLFLMALVIAPLLLAVSAVGAPNFVTQDQITVEATEVIQGNYYATGDRITVDGTLKDNLFAAGETIQLSGTVEKDVYLAGDEITIDGTVKGDAILAGALVALNGSVEGDLIAAGQAVVVNGTVQDDVRIAGEALLLKNQARVKDDMIAAGLSLESQPQTSIGGTLTVASGQALLAGTVDQDVVGGMGGLTLEGTVGQDMAVTVGDNQTWKPIFGPSPRLKIPDVPAGLTLTDSAQVKGRLTYKSPTTASLNDGSQVTGKITHQPIPEWEPTPAKPTNIVLDQLQRLLTIGLVGCALLWAFPKWTEGLTQNIQTRPLRTLGWGIVTSVLVGVASVVIAVLTILAFIVLVLTLQGLAWPVLGVGTLANLALWVGIGSFASLIAPVLISDLGGRWLSSQFNLHKTANRFIPFLMGVVVLMLITAIPLIGGIMSIVIVLLGLGALWNWGKSRLVKPRLQAQEAPVG, translated from the coding sequence ATGCAAACTAAACCATCGAGACAATATTTTAGACAAGTGCTGTTGTTTCTAATGGCCTTGGTCATTGCCCCATTGCTATTAGCGGTTTCTGCGGTTGGAGCCCCCAATTTCGTGACGCAAGATCAGATCACCGTGGAGGCTACAGAGGTCATTCAAGGTAACTATTATGCAACTGGGGACCGTATAACGGTTGACGGAACCTTAAAAGATAATCTGTTTGCAGCAGGAGAGACCATTCAACTATCGGGCACCGTTGAGAAGGATGTTTACTTAGCAGGTGATGAAATAACGATTGATGGCACTGTTAAAGGTGATGCTATTCTGGCCGGCGCTTTGGTTGCCCTCAATGGGTCTGTTGAAGGGGATTTAATCGCTGCAGGGCAAGCCGTGGTGGTGAACGGAACGGTTCAAGACGACGTGCGGATAGCAGGAGAGGCACTGCTTCTCAAAAATCAGGCTCGGGTGAAAGATGACATGATCGCCGCAGGGCTGAGCCTGGAAAGTCAACCCCAAACGTCCATCGGTGGCACTCTCACAGTTGCGAGTGGTCAGGCACTACTGGCAGGAACGGTTGATCAGGATGTTGTGGGGGGTATGGGAGGACTAACCTTAGAGGGGACAGTGGGTCAAGATATGGCCGTTACCGTCGGCGACAACCAGACTTGGAAACCTATATTCGGACCTAGCCCTCGCCTTAAGATTCCTGATGTGCCGGCAGGATTAACCCTCACAGATTCGGCCCAAGTCAAAGGTCGGTTGACCTACAAATCACCAACTACTGCCTCCCTAAATGATGGATCGCAAGTGACAGGTAAAATCACGCATCAACCGATTCCAGAATGGGAACCGACGCCAGCCAAGCCGACGAATATCGTGCTAGATCAACTGCAACGCTTGCTGACGATTGGGTTAGTGGGATGTGCCTTGCTTTGGGCATTTCCAAAGTGGACAGAAGGATTAACTCAGAATATTCAGACTCGACCCTTGAGAACGTTGGGTTGGGGCATTGTGACCAGTGTGTTGGTGGGAGTAGCGAGTGTTGTGATCGCAGTTCTGACCATCCTTGCATTTATTGTGCTTGTCTTGACCCTCCAAGGACTAGCCTGGCCCGTTCTGGGAGTCGGAACCTTGGCTAATCTGGCCCTATGGGTCGGTATTGGCAGCTTCGCGAGTTTGATTGCTCCCGTATTAATCAGCGATCTGGGTGGACGCTGGCTCAGCAGCCAATTCAACCTGCATAAGACAGCAAACCGATTTATCCCATTCCTGATGGGGGTAGTGGTTCTGATGTTAATTACCGCTATTCCCCTCATCGGCGGAATTATGAGCATTGTCATTGTTCTCTTGGGCTTAGGTGCCCTCTGGAATTGGGGAAAGTCACGGTTGGTTAAGCCCCGCTTGCAAGCTCAGGAGGCACCAGTGGGGTGA
- a CDS encoding DUF1614 domain-containing protein — MIYLPVSLLLFLLFLLFLPFVWLVLTIDVVQLAAAKLGFTPQVALALLVLVILGSTLNIPLYRMDSPMHGMDDFLMYYQRQFWGIPLLEMKQTKVIALNVGGCLIPIILAVYQFRQANPAAILLITSVVTVVCFYAAHIVPGIGITMNPLLAPLTAALTAMLFGMSHAPATAFAGGILGTLIGADLLHLRDITAMSGGVLSIGGAGVFDGIALCGLFALLLT; from the coding sequence TCTTATTTTTACTGTTCCTACCCTTTGTCTGGCTGGTATTGACGATTGATGTCGTTCAACTTGCTGCTGCAAAGTTAGGATTTACGCCTCAAGTGGCCCTCGCACTATTGGTCTTAGTTATTTTGGGCAGCACCCTCAATATCCCTCTTTATCGTATGGACTCACCTATGCATGGGATGGACGACTTTTTGATGTACTACCAACGTCAATTCTGGGGTATTCCTTTGCTCGAAATGAAACAGACAAAGGTCATAGCCCTGAATGTAGGAGGTTGCTTAATCCCCATTATTCTGGCCGTTTACCAATTTAGACAGGCCAATCCAGCAGCCATCTTGCTGATTACATCTGTCGTGACGGTTGTTTGTTTCTATGCCGCCCATATCGTCCCTGGAATTGGGATTACGATGAACCCATTACTCGCCCCTTTGACTGCGGCATTAACAGCAATGCTATTTGGAATGAGCCATGCTCCAGCGACTGCTTTTGCTGGGGGCATTTTAGGAACGTTAATCGGTGCAGATTTATTACATCTAAGGGATATTACAGCTATGAGTGGCGGTGTCCTCAGTATTGGCGGGGCCGGGGTTTTTGACGGAATTGCCCTATGTGGTTTGTTTGCCCTTTTGTTGACTTAA
- a CDS encoding amino acid ABC transporter substrate-binding protein gives MQYPVDPNRFPHPLVKVWGRGVRLTLLTTLCSLFTIANPQLVSAETVLEKVARTGTVTAGTNKNALPFAFMDEHGQFQGYSIEMLKQVQAQLSKTLGKEIELKLIALTPSDRIPKLVTGEVDIVCDASSYTWERDKEIDFSVSYSLTGTRLLMKKGSEAWEPEALANKKIAAVAGTTNEIAIRRTQSRAQIIAIQDHAQGYKALQQGTVDAFAADGILLEGWLQNSQNPEDFNVVGYFSREGIACMMPENNSKFVDQVNYALVRFMEGYLKGKEPYVKTFDRWFGPEAKLPLTQDLRSLVLETMQLVIDFKEEIPESDL, from the coding sequence ATGCAATATCCTGTTGATCCAAACCGCTTCCCTCATCCCCTTGTAAAGGTTTGGGGGCGAGGAGTTAGGCTTACTTTACTGACCACCCTTTGTAGTCTCTTCACCATAGCTAACCCACAGCTTGTTTCTGCAGAAACGGTCCTCGAAAAAGTAGCTCGTACTGGCACTGTAACAGCTGGAACTAATAAAAATGCTCTCCCCTTTGCCTTCATGGATGAACATGGGCAATTTCAGGGTTACTCAATCGAAATGTTGAAACAGGTACAGGCCCAATTATCAAAAACGCTTGGAAAAGAGATTGAGCTAAAGTTGATTGCTCTTACCCCTAGCGATCGAATTCCTAAATTAGTCACAGGTGAAGTAGATATTGTCTGTGATGCTAGCAGCTATACCTGGGAAAGGGATAAGGAAATAGACTTTTCCGTTAGCTATAGTCTGACAGGAACCCGCTTGTTGATGAAGAAGGGGAGTGAGGCATGGGAACCCGAGGCGTTGGCCAATAAGAAAATCGCCGCTGTTGCGGGCACAACAAATGAGATTGCGATTCGCCGTACTCAATCCCGAGCCCAGATCATCGCCATCCAAGATCATGCTCAGGGATATAAAGCATTGCAGCAGGGCACCGTTGATGCCTTTGCAGCCGACGGTATTTTACTAGAAGGCTGGCTACAAAACAGCCAGAATCCTGAGGACTTTAATGTTGTTGGGTATTTTTCAAGAGAGGGAATTGCCTGCATGATGCCTGAGAATAATTCCAAATTTGTTGATCAAGTGAATTACGCTCTAGTACGTTTCATGGAGGGTTACTTAAAGGGCAAAGAACCCTATGTCAAAACTTTTGACCGTTGGTTTGGTCCTGAGGCTAAACTCCCTCTCACTCAAGACCTCAGATCTTTAGTCCTAGAAACCATGCAATTGGTCATTGATTTTAAAGAAGAAATTCCTGAAAGCGATCTTTAG
- a CDS encoding adenosine-specific kinase — MEVTTVALDIPENTNLILGQSHFIKTVEDLYEIMVGTCPQAKFGLAFCEASGPCLIRFAGNDPSLQDIAVSNAKKIAAGHSFILLMQDAYPISVLNAIQQSPEVCTIYCATANPVEVILAQTDQGAGVLGVIDGFSPKGVEGEEDILERQDFLRQIGYKF, encoded by the coding sequence ATGGAAGTGACTACCGTTGCCCTAGACATCCCTGAAAATACAAATTTAATCTTGGGTCAAAGCCATTTTATTAAAACAGTGGAGGATTTATACGAGATTATGGTTGGAACTTGCCCACAGGCAAAATTTGGTCTGGCCTTCTGCGAAGCATCAGGGCCCTGTCTGATCCGGTTTGCTGGCAACGACCCCTCCCTCCAAGACATCGCCGTCAGTAATGCCAAGAAGATCGCTGCGGGTCATAGTTTTATTCTATTGATGCAAGATGCTTACCCCATTAGCGTTTTGAATGCCATTCAGCAGTCCCCAGAGGTCTGCACCATTTACTGTGCCACGGCTAATCCTGTAGAAGTCATCCTTGCCCAGACGGACCAAGGTGCTGGGGTGTTAGGCGTGATTGATGGCTTCTCTCCTAAAGGGGTGGAAGGAGAAGAAGACATCTTGGAACGTCAAGATTTTCTTCGCCAAATTGGCTATAAATTTTAG
- a CDS encoding HypC/HybG/HupF family hydrogenase formation chaperone, translating into MCLAVPGKIVSILDHDDPLLRTGKVSFGGVLKEVSLAYVPNAEVEDYVIVHVGFALNVIDVEEAERTLQLLHNINP; encoded by the coding sequence ATGTGCTTAGCTGTACCAGGCAAGATTGTTAGCATCTTGGATCATGATGACCCGCTGTTACGGACCGGAAAAGTTAGTTTTGGGGGCGTTCTGAAAGAAGTCAGTCTTGCCTATGTTCCAAATGCTGAGGTTGAGGACTATGTCATTGTCCATGTAGGGTTTGCATTGAACGTCATTGATGTTGAAGAAGCTGAGCGGACCTTACAGCTCTTGCATAATATCAACCCCTGA
- a CDS encoding Ni/Fe hydrogenase subunit alpha, protein MPQRIIIDPVTRIEGHAKISIYLDDAGEVTDARFHVTEFRGFEKFCEGRPFWEMPGITPRICGICPVSHLLASAKAGDQILAVHIPLAAEKLRRLMNLGQIIQSHALSFFHLSSPDLLLGWESDPAQRNVFGLMAAEPELARSGIRLRQFGQEVIQHLGGQKIHPAWAVPGGVRSALTGEGRKQIRAGLSEVRSTALSTLNRFKDLLDRHASEARIFGNFPSLFMGLINTEGTWEHYHGCLRFVDSVGNIIADHLDPCQFHSFIGEAVQADSYLKSPYYRPLGYPNQSPGLCRLESGMYRVGPLARLNVCDRMGTPLADQELQEFRQRGNGTVTSSFFYHYARLIEILACIERIEQKLEDPELCKSPLRAQADVNQLEGIGVSEAPRGTLFHHYQVDETGLLQSVNLIIATGQNNLAMNRTVAQIARHYLHGPDIPESMLNRVEAGIRAFDPCLSCSTHAAGQMPIHIQCKAANSGRVLSEVWRTSTGEFQVKG, encoded by the coding sequence ATGCCTCAGAGAATCATCATTGATCCGGTCACTCGGATTGAAGGCCATGCCAAAATCTCGATTTACTTGGATGACGCGGGTGAAGTCACAGATGCTCGATTTCATGTGACGGAGTTTCGGGGATTTGAGAAGTTTTGCGAAGGCCGACCATTTTGGGAGATGCCGGGAATTACCCCGCGCATCTGTGGGATTTGCCCTGTGAGTCACCTGCTAGCGTCGGCGAAAGCCGGAGACCAAATTCTTGCAGTTCATATTCCTCTAGCGGCAGAGAAATTGCGCCGCTTAATGAACTTAGGTCAGATTATTCAGTCCCATGCCTTGAGTTTTTTTCATCTGAGTAGTCCCGATCTACTGTTGGGGTGGGAGAGTGATCCGGCCCAACGGAATGTGTTTGGCCTGATGGCCGCAGAGCCGGAACTTGCCCGCAGCGGTATCCGGCTACGCCAGTTTGGACAGGAAGTGATTCAGCATTTGGGTGGGCAGAAAATTCACCCGGCTTGGGCTGTCCCTGGAGGTGTACGATCGGCTCTAACCGGCGAGGGACGTAAACAAATCCGAGCTGGGTTGTCAGAGGTACGGTCAACGGCCCTTTCAACCCTAAATCGGTTTAAAGACCTGTTGGATAGACATGCTAGTGAGGCTCGAATTTTTGGTAATTTCCCCAGCTTATTTATGGGGTTAATCAATACAGAGGGAACCTGGGAACATTACCATGGCTGTTTACGCTTTGTGGATAGTGTCGGAAATATCATTGCAGATCATCTTGATCCGTGCCAATTCCATTCCTTTATTGGCGAAGCGGTTCAGGCTGATTCTTATCTAAAGTCACCCTACTATCGACCCTTGGGCTATCCTAATCAGTCTCCAGGATTGTGCCGTTTGGAGAGTGGCATGTATCGGGTGGGACCTTTAGCCCGACTGAATGTCTGTGATCGCATGGGCACTCCCTTAGCCGATCAAGAATTACAAGAATTTCGACAGCGGGGCAATGGGACCGTTACATCTTCTTTCTTCTACCATTACGCCCGCTTAATTGAGATTTTGGCCTGTATTGAGCGCATTGAGCAGAAATTAGAAGATCCAGAACTCTGCAAGTCCCCCTTGCGAGCCCAGGCAGATGTCAATCAACTAGAAGGGATTGGGGTGAGTGAAGCACCGAGAGGGACATTGTTTCATCACTATCAAGTAGATGAAACGGGGTTACTCCAATCCGTTAATCTGATCATCGCCACGGGGCAAAACAATCTGGCGATGAACCGCACCGTTGCCCAGATTGCTCGTCACTACCTCCATGGACCGGATATTCCTGAGTCAATGCTCAATCGAGTCGAAGCAGGCATTCGGGCCTTTGATCCTTGTTTAAGTTGCTCAACCCATGCGGCAGGCCAGATGCCAATTCATATCCAATGCAAAGCGGCAAACAGTGGCCGAGTCCTGAGCGAGGTGTGGAGAACCTCAACGGGGGAATTTCAGGTCAAAGGTTGA
- a CDS encoding oxidoreductase yields the protein MAKLKLATVWLGGCSGCHMSFLDLDEWLFELAHQIDLVYSPFMDAKQYPQEVDVALVEGAIANTDHWEMIHRVRDCTQYLIAFGDCAVTGNVTALRNVLGTAERVLERSYIDMADLVPQIPAEEEIVPPLLDRVQPVHTVVPVDLFLPGCPPSPSRIQLVLEALLQGKKPQLEGRDQIKFG from the coding sequence ATGGCAAAACTGAAGTTAGCGACTGTTTGGCTAGGAGGATGCTCAGGATGCCATATGTCTTTTCTGGACCTTGACGAGTGGCTATTTGAGTTGGCCCACCAGATAGATCTTGTTTACAGCCCCTTTATGGATGCCAAGCAGTATCCACAAGAAGTAGATGTGGCATTAGTCGAAGGCGCAATAGCCAATACAGACCATTGGGAGATGATTCATCGAGTCCGAGATTGCACTCAATACCTGATTGCCTTTGGGGACTGTGCCGTTACTGGGAATGTCACAGCGTTACGTAATGTTTTGGGTACAGCGGAGAGGGTTCTTGAGCGGTCTTACATCGACATGGCAGATCTGGTGCCCCAAATTCCTGCAGAGGAAGAGATTGTTCCCCCTTTATTGGATCGGGTTCAACCCGTGCATACCGTTGTTCCCGTTGATCTCTTTTTACCGGGTTGCCCGCCATCACCTTCTCGAATCCAATTGGTATTAGAAGCGCTACTGCAGGGGAAGAAGCCTCAACTCGAGGGCCGAGATCAAATTAAATTCGGGTGA
- a CDS encoding CBS domain-containing protein, protein MMKVADIMTTEVIKIRNSAKVAEAVRLMRRHGIHALIVDRNHEQDAYGIVTAFDIVAKVTSFGRDPRQVRVYEIMTKPCLVLNPELGVEYAARLLTTSGIHAAPIIQWNLLGILSISDILDQSDFLENPLEVELAQKTQQLIADAHAICQRQGADSKACQQAWQDVDAVQAEAAHQRAEKLEKTAFEAFREEYPEAYKDREYDAWCSG, encoded by the coding sequence ATGATGAAAGTTGCAGACATTATGACTACGGAAGTCATCAAAATTCGGAATTCGGCGAAGGTGGCTGAGGCCGTCCGATTGATGCGACGGCATGGGATTCATGCCCTCATTGTTGATAGGAACCATGAGCAAGATGCTTACGGAATTGTGACAGCCTTCGATATCGTTGCCAAAGTAACGTCCTTTGGCCGTGATCCACGGCAGGTGAGAGTCTATGAAATTATGACGAAACCTTGTTTGGTGCTCAATCCGGAACTCGGGGTCGAATATGCCGCACGATTATTGACCACCAGCGGTATTCATGCCGCACCCATTATCCAGTGGAATCTGCTGGGCATTCTCTCAATCTCTGACATCCTGGATCAAAGTGACTTCTTGGAAAACCCCTTAGAAGTGGAGCTTGCTCAGAAAACACAACAGTTAATTGCTGACGCTCACGCTATCTGTCAACGACAGGGAGCCGATTCTAAAGCCTGTCAACAAGCTTGGCAGGACGTTGATGCAGTCCAAGCGGAAGCGGCTCATCAACGTGCCGAAAAGCTTGAAAAAACTGCTTTTGAAGCGTTTCGTGAGGAGTACCCAGAAGCCTATAAAGATCGAGAGTATGATGCCTGGTGTAGTGGCTAG
- a CDS encoding CBS domain-containing protein: MLKVRDIMTQEVIAIQDTATVAQAIALMQYHKVRSLIVEHPEGQTAYGIITERDIVYQVLAVGKNPHEIGIQKLVREPCITAHPDLTVEELAQLLAESGIQRAPVIDEQQLLGIVSVTDLVMKTDGKHNYQANWLAQQIDNALKHARIICGDPQTQISKECSVAWDVVEAFEDQAALNGAI, translated from the coding sequence ATGCTTAAAGTTAGAGACATTATGACCCAAGAGGTGATTGCGATTCAGGATACAGCAACCGTGGCACAAGCCATTGCCCTGATGCAATACCATAAAGTCCGCTCCCTCATTGTTGAACACCCTGAGGGACAAACTGCTTACGGTATCATCACTGAGCGAGATATTGTTTACCAAGTCTTGGCTGTCGGCAAAAATCCCCATGAAATTGGCATTCAAAAGCTAGTTCGCGAACCTTGTATTACAGCCCATCCTGATCTCACTGTGGAAGAATTAGCTCAATTACTTGCAGAATCAGGCATTCAGAGAGCACCAGTGATTGATGAACAGCAGCTTTTAGGCATTGTATCCGTGACCGACTTAGTGATGAAAACGGATGGGAAGCATAACTATCAAGCCAATTGGCTTGCTCAGCAAATCGACAATGCCTTAAAACATGCCCGGATTATTTGTGGTGACCCGCAAACCCAGATTTCAAAAGAATGTTCTGTGGCCTGGGATGTGGTTGAAGCTTTTGAAGACCAAGCTGCCTTAAACGGAGCTATTTAG